In Gossypium arboreum isolate Shixiya-1 chromosome 3, ASM2569848v2, whole genome shotgun sequence, the sequence ACGGCGCCGCTAGCTTCGCCACCTCTATTTTGAAACCTTGCTTGGAACATTGCTTTATTTCCTCAAATCTCATACTTTCAACTTGAGCGACAGGGATAAACATGCCAGAAAGCAAGGCGGTGATTGGTCTGAGATGGGAGCCCAAGCTCCCTGCATTGCCTTTCCAATCTAAAACCGCCTCTATGTCTGGTTCTGGGTCTGTTTCTAAATCCGGGAATGAGCCCCAAAGCACTTCCCTCTGGAAACCCAACCCACAACTCATCGATGGCCTTTTTCTACCGCCTAATGATCCTTCTAAGGTTAACAAGTTGCTCAGAAAGCAAGTCAAAGACACTGCTGGCACCGCCTGGTATTCGTCATATTTCCCccttttttcctctttttttttttttttttacccgcCCACATATAACTCCCAATTCTTACTTAAACAGGTTTGATATGCCTGCCCCAACTCTCACCCCGGAGTTGAAGAAAGATCTTCAATTACTCAAGGTGCCCTTTTGCATTCCCTTTTGTTTATgcatttttgtaaattttatcttTTGCAGCATTCGCTTCTTAGATGTTGAGCCTTGTCTAGAGCGCAAGGCACACTTTAGCACTAAAACCCTTATGTTACCTTAGGAGCAAGGCACAAAACAAGTGCTAACCCAAGTGAAGTGAAGCTCTATATGTGTGTGAGTTTTTGCATGTGTATATATAGCTTAAGATATATAGTGAAATCTAAAGTATGGTCTAGTTTATTTACAAAaacttgaacttttttttttgtccaatGTGCATGATTTCCTCATGGTCAATTTTTATTGTTGAATGCtcaaatattgagaagtatagGGTTTGATATTATTCTTTTTCTAATTGAAGGTTTATCAAACGAAAAaagtgaaaaataaaag encodes:
- the LOC108474798 gene encoding rRNA-processing protein fcf2; amino-acid sequence: MPESKAVIGLRWEPKLPALPFQSKTASMSGSGSVSKSGNEPQSTSLWKPNPQLIDGLFLPPNDPSKVNKLLRKQVKDTAGTAWFDMPAPTLTPELKKDLQLLKLRGAIDPKRHYKKESKSKALPKYFQVGTVVESVTDYYSGRMTKKEKKPTLADELLSDPAVRQYRKRKVREIEERNRPAGNEKWKIKGLQTFKRAKQRRH